Proteins from a genomic interval of Rosa chinensis cultivar Old Blush chromosome 2, RchiOBHm-V2, whole genome shotgun sequence:
- the LOC112189001 gene encoding trimethyltridecatetraene synthase isoform X1, with product MELVFTWPVLTLVCLATLALLSKLFFPQSRKLKSPPGPKPWPIIGNLNLIGPIPHQSLHKLSQTYGPIMQLKFGSRPVVIASSAEMAKQFLKTHDHVFASRPQTAAGKYLTYNYLDVTWAPYGDYWRQGRKIFITELFSSKRLESFEYIRVEEIRAFLSRLCALSGKPVMLKEHISRLTLSTVSRIVLGKEYFSQTDIQTSVVTLKGFQDMLDELVSLSGVLNIGDWIPWLKFLDLQRYEKQMKDLKKKLDRFHDYILDEHKAKMGGVEDFVPKDMVDLLLNLVDNPDLEVKLTLDGVKGFTQGKQDLIAGGTDTSATNLEWAMSELIKQPHHIRKATEELDRVIGRERWVEEKDLEHLPYIDAIMKETMRKHPVVSMLAPHLALEDCNVEGYYIRKGTRVFVNTWSIGRDPLLWDAPEEFNPDRFLLGNKGIDVKGQSFELLPFGSGRRMCPGYGLGLKMIRCSLANMLHGFNWKLPDNLKLEDLSMEEVSGLSTPRKVPLVAVVEPRLPIHLY from the exons ATGGAGCTGGTTTTCACTTGGCCTGTTCTAACCTTAGTCTGTCTAGCAACTTTAGCCCTTCTCTCTAAACTTTTCTTTCCccaaagcagaaaactgaaaTCTCCACCGGGTCCTAAACCATGGCCTATTATCGGCAACCTAAACCTCATAGGTCCAATCCCTCACCAAAGCCTTCACAAACTATCCCAAACTTATGGACCAATAATGCAGCTCAAGTTCGGATCCCGGCCAGTTGTCATTGCTTCCTCTGCAGAAATGGCAAAGCAATTTCTGAAAACACATGATCATGTCTTTGCTTCCAGACCCCAAACTGCAGCTGGCAAGTACCTCACTTACAACTACCTTGATGTCACTTGGGCGCCTTACGGTGACTATTGGCGCCAAGGCCGCAAGATTTTCATCACTGAGCTCTTCAGCTCGAAAAGACTAGAGTCTTTCGAGTACATTCGAGTTGAGGAGATTCGTGCTTTCCTCTCGCGCCTCTGTGCCTTGTCAGGGAAGCCGGTTATGCTTAAAGAGCATATATCGCGCCTAACGCTGAGCACGGTGAGTAGGATTGTGTTGGGAAAGGAGTACTTCAGCCAAACTGATATTCAGACCTCGGTTGTGACACTCAAAGGGTTTCAGGACATGTTAGACGAGTTGGTGTCGCTGAGTGGGGTTTTGAATATAGGGGACTGGATACCCTGGCTGAAGTTTTTGGACTTGCAGAGGTACGAGAAGCAAATGAAGGACTTGAAGAAAAAACTTGACAGGTTTCATGATTATATTCTGGATGAACACAAGGCAAAGATGGGAGGAGTAGAGGATTTTGTGCCGAAGGACATGGTGGACTTATTGTTGAACCTGGTTGATAATCCGGATCTTGAAGTTAAGCTCACACTAGACGGTGTCAAGGGATTCACCCAG GGAAAACAGGATTTAATAGCCGGAGGAACGGATACGTCTGCAACGAATTTGGAGTGGGCAATGTCTGAACTCATAAAACAACCACACCACATTAGAAAGGCAACCGAAGAGCTTGACAGAGTAAttgggagagagagatgggtggAAGAAAAAGACCTGGAACACCTCCCCTACATAGATGCAATCATGAAAGAGACAATGAGGAAGCACCCTGTTGTTTCAATGCTTGCCCCACATCTAGCCCTTGAAGACTGCAACGTGGAAGGTTACTATATTCGTAAAGGGACTAGAGTGTTCGTAAATACATGGAGCATAGGGAGAGACCCTTTATTATGGGATGCACCAGAGGAGTTTAATCCAGACAGGTTTTTGTTGGGAAATAAGGGGATTGATGTGAAGGGACAAAGTTTTGAGCTGCTTCCATTTGGTTCAggaagaaggatgtgccctgGTTATGGCCTAGGACTCAAAATGATTCGGTGTAGCTTGGCTAACATGTTACATGGGTTCAACTGGAAATTGCCTGACAATCTGAAACTAGAAGATTTAAGCATGGAGGAAGTTTCTGGGTTGTCTACACCTCGGAAGGTCCCACTTGTTGCAGTTGTGGAGCCTAGGCTCCCTATCCATCTTTATTAG
- the LOC112189001 gene encoding trimethyltridecatetraene synthase isoform X2, with product MELVFTWPVLTLVCLATLALLSKLFFPQSRKLKSPPGPKPWPIIGNLNLIGPIPHQSLHKLSQTYGPIMQLKFGSRPVVIASSAEMAKQFLKTHDHVFASRPQTAAGKYLTYNYLDVTWAPYGDYWRQGRKIFITELFSSKRLESFEYIRVEEIRAFLSRLCALSGKPVMLKEHISRLTLSTVSRIVLGKEYFSQTDIQTSVVTLKGFQDMLDELVSLSGVLNIGDWIPWLKFLDLQRYEKQMKDLKKKLDRFHDYILDEHKAKMGGVEDFVPKDMVDLLLNLVDNPDLEVKLTLDGVKGFTQDLIAGGTDTSATNLEWAMSELIKQPHHIRKATEELDRVIGRERWVEEKDLEHLPYIDAIMKETMRKHPVVSMLAPHLALEDCNVEGYYIRKGTRVFVNTWSIGRDPLLWDAPEEFNPDRFLLGNKGIDVKGQSFELLPFGSGRRMCPGYGLGLKMIRCSLANMLHGFNWKLPDNLKLEDLSMEEVSGLSTPRKVPLVAVVEPRLPIHLY from the exons ATGGAGCTGGTTTTCACTTGGCCTGTTCTAACCTTAGTCTGTCTAGCAACTTTAGCCCTTCTCTCTAAACTTTTCTTTCCccaaagcagaaaactgaaaTCTCCACCGGGTCCTAAACCATGGCCTATTATCGGCAACCTAAACCTCATAGGTCCAATCCCTCACCAAAGCCTTCACAAACTATCCCAAACTTATGGACCAATAATGCAGCTCAAGTTCGGATCCCGGCCAGTTGTCATTGCTTCCTCTGCAGAAATGGCAAAGCAATTTCTGAAAACACATGATCATGTCTTTGCTTCCAGACCCCAAACTGCAGCTGGCAAGTACCTCACTTACAACTACCTTGATGTCACTTGGGCGCCTTACGGTGACTATTGGCGCCAAGGCCGCAAGATTTTCATCACTGAGCTCTTCAGCTCGAAAAGACTAGAGTCTTTCGAGTACATTCGAGTTGAGGAGATTCGTGCTTTCCTCTCGCGCCTCTGTGCCTTGTCAGGGAAGCCGGTTATGCTTAAAGAGCATATATCGCGCCTAACGCTGAGCACGGTGAGTAGGATTGTGTTGGGAAAGGAGTACTTCAGCCAAACTGATATTCAGACCTCGGTTGTGACACTCAAAGGGTTTCAGGACATGTTAGACGAGTTGGTGTCGCTGAGTGGGGTTTTGAATATAGGGGACTGGATACCCTGGCTGAAGTTTTTGGACTTGCAGAGGTACGAGAAGCAAATGAAGGACTTGAAGAAAAAACTTGACAGGTTTCATGATTATATTCTGGATGAACACAAGGCAAAGATGGGAGGAGTAGAGGATTTTGTGCCGAAGGACATGGTGGACTTATTGTTGAACCTGGTTGATAATCCGGATCTTGAAGTTAAGCTCACACTAGACGGTGTCAAGGGATTCACCCAG GATTTAATAGCCGGAGGAACGGATACGTCTGCAACGAATTTGGAGTGGGCAATGTCTGAACTCATAAAACAACCACACCACATTAGAAAGGCAACCGAAGAGCTTGACAGAGTAAttgggagagagagatgggtggAAGAAAAAGACCTGGAACACCTCCCCTACATAGATGCAATCATGAAAGAGACAATGAGGAAGCACCCTGTTGTTTCAATGCTTGCCCCACATCTAGCCCTTGAAGACTGCAACGTGGAAGGTTACTATATTCGTAAAGGGACTAGAGTGTTCGTAAATACATGGAGCATAGGGAGAGACCCTTTATTATGGGATGCACCAGAGGAGTTTAATCCAGACAGGTTTTTGTTGGGAAATAAGGGGATTGATGTGAAGGGACAAAGTTTTGAGCTGCTTCCATTTGGTTCAggaagaaggatgtgccctgGTTATGGCCTAGGACTCAAAATGATTCGGTGTAGCTTGGCTAACATGTTACATGGGTTCAACTGGAAATTGCCTGACAATCTGAAACTAGAAGATTTAAGCATGGAGGAAGTTTCTGGGTTGTCTACACCTCGGAAGGTCCCACTTGTTGCAGTTGTGGAGCCTAGGCTCCCTATCCATCTTTATTAG